One stretch of Brevibacillus laterosporus DNA includes these proteins:
- a CDS encoding N-acetyltransferase, which yields MIHRKTFFQKKVWVNDTQIVIEGPVRSEDLASMEFDEGLKAFRAPKLQQEALVEIAELPEGRIIVARHENVVLAYVTFLHPDPLERWSMIPMDDLLELGAIEVSSKIRNGGIAKQMLEVAFMDNALEDYIILTTEYYWHWDLQGTGLNVWDYRKMMEKVMGSVGMMWMATDDPEICSHPANCLMTRIGKRVPLESMTTFDSMRFQSRYMY from the coding sequence ATGATTCATAGGAAAACATTTTTTCAAAAAAAAGTATGGGTTAATGATACGCAGATCGTAATTGAAGGCCCAGTACGCTCTGAAGACTTGGCTAGCATGGAATTTGATGAAGGTTTAAAAGCATTTCGGGCTCCCAAACTACAACAAGAAGCCCTAGTCGAAATTGCTGAACTGCCAGAAGGACGAATCATTGTAGCACGCCATGAAAATGTGGTGTTGGCCTACGTCACCTTCCTACATCCTGACCCACTTGAGCGTTGGTCCATGATACCAATGGATGATTTACTGGAGTTAGGAGCTATTGAGGTAAGTTCCAAAATTCGTAACGGTGGTATAGCAAAACAGATGCTAGAAGTGGCCTTCATGGACAATGCGTTAGAGGATTACATTATTTTAACAACGGAGTATTACTGGCATTGGGATTTACAAGGAACAGGATTAAATGTCTGGGACTATCGCAAAATGATGGAAAAAGTGATGGGGAGCGTCGGCATGATGTGGATGGCCACCGATGATCCTGAAATCTGCTCTCATCCAGCGAACTGCCTAATGACCCGTATCGGTAAACGTGTTCCACTTGAAAGTATGACTACCTTTGACAGCATGCGTTTTCAATCACGTTATATGTATTAA
- a CDS encoding CBS domain-containing protein has translation MRLEDFMRKRVVTATATTSIREALALLKQNRIRHLPVLDNQILVGIVSDRDLRDALPSSLYARSDDHIIMAKPVHEIMNTDVITAHPLDFLEEAAKTMYEYKVGSLPVLEENKLVGIVTESDILYKMIELFGVNKASSQIELEVEDRYGVLAEVSHVFRESKVNVSSVIVFPSASEGKKNLVFRVTTMDTRIVTSMLRDKGFHVLDPIRGDSLRDS, from the coding sequence ATGCGTTTAGAAGACTTTATGCGCAAACGGGTAGTCACAGCTACCGCGACCACGAGCATTCGAGAAGCTTTAGCCCTCTTAAAGCAAAATCGCATTCGCCATCTGCCTGTATTGGATAATCAGATTCTGGTAGGGATTGTCTCCGACCGAGACCTACGAGATGCTCTCCCCTCGTCTCTATACGCTAGATCTGATGATCATATTATCATGGCTAAACCAGTACACGAAATCATGAATACAGATGTTATCACTGCCCATCCTCTCGATTTTCTTGAAGAAGCTGCCAAGACCATGTATGAGTACAAAGTAGGCTCGTTGCCTGTGCTCGAAGAAAACAAATTAGTAGGCATTGTAACAGAATCTGATATTTTATATAAAATGATAGAACTGTTTGGTGTAAACAAGGCTAGCTCTCAAATAGAATTAGAAGTGGAAGATCGCTACGGCGTGTTGGCTGAAGTAAGCCACGTTTTCCGCGAATCTAAAGTAAATGTAAGCAGTGTTATTGTGTTTCCCTCAGCCTCAGAAGGTAAAAAAAATCTGGTATTTCGAGTGACAACCATGGATACTCGTATAGTGACAAGCATGTTACGTGATAAAGGCTTCCATGTCCTCGACCCGATCAGGGGGGACTCCCTTCGTGACTCGTAA
- a CDS encoding acetoin utilization protein AcuC — protein MTRNSRLIYSADYTKYFFHEEHPFNQKRLLLTYDLMQAYGLLTPENIMAPRHATDDELLLVHDPRYVEVVKRQGAQQEELPLAASYGLGTEDVPIFANMHEATSLIVGGTIAAVDVVMNGQADHSFNPAGGLHHAFRGKASGFCIYNDCSVAIAYIRKHWNARVLYIDTDAHHGDGVQWAFYDDPNVMTISLHETGKYLFPGTGNVTERGDGQGFGYCVNVPLDAFTEDDSFLEIYDSLLPRIARGFQPDIIITQNGCDAHSYDPLTHLSCSMRIYQEIPRLAHQLAHELCQGKWVAVGGGGYDIWRVVPRAWTMLWSEMTDQYLQDGPLPIEWLQKWLPYSPLELPTCLFDDVGSFMPIPRRGEISEKNRLSLGKAVLHAPYL, from the coding sequence GTGACTCGTAACTCCCGTTTGATCTATTCAGCTGACTATACCAAATACTTTTTTCATGAGGAGCACCCCTTTAATCAAAAACGACTGTTACTGACATATGATCTCATGCAAGCTTATGGATTACTGACCCCAGAGAATATCATGGCTCCACGCCATGCCACCGATGATGAATTACTGCTTGTACATGATCCACGATACGTAGAGGTAGTAAAACGGCAAGGTGCTCAACAGGAAGAATTGCCCCTTGCCGCTAGCTATGGTTTAGGAACGGAAGATGTACCTATATTTGCAAATATGCATGAAGCCACATCGCTTATTGTAGGGGGCACAATCGCAGCCGTCGATGTAGTGATGAATGGACAGGCAGACCACTCCTTTAATCCTGCCGGTGGATTGCATCATGCCTTTCGCGGGAAAGCATCTGGCTTCTGTATTTACAACGATTGCTCGGTGGCAATCGCATACATACGCAAACATTGGAATGCCCGCGTCTTGTATATCGATACTGATGCCCATCATGGTGACGGCGTTCAATGGGCTTTTTATGACGACCCCAATGTCATGACGATCTCCCTGCATGAGACAGGCAAATACCTTTTTCCAGGTACAGGAAATGTCACGGAGCGCGGAGATGGCCAAGGCTTTGGTTATTGTGTAAATGTGCCACTGGATGCCTTCACCGAAGATGATTCATTCCTAGAAATTTATGACTCACTCCTCCCTAGAATCGCACGCGGCTTCCAACCTGATATCATCATTACTCAAAATGGTTGCGATGCTCACAGCTACGATCCCCTCACACATTTGAGTTGCTCTATGCGTATCTATCAGGAAATTCCCCGACTTGCTCATCAGCTGGCTCATGAATTATGTCAAGGAAAATGGGTGGCTGTTGGCGGAGGCGGTTATGATATTTGGCGTGTTGTTCCACGTGCTTGGACCATGTTGTGGAGTGAGATGACTGATCAATATCTACAGGACGGTCCACTTCCCATAGAATGGTTGCAGAAATGGCTTCCTTACAGTCCTTTAGAATTACCTACCTGTTTATTTGATGATGTGGGTTCTTTTATGCCGATACCAAGACGTGGTGAAATTAGTGAAAAGAATCGTTTGTCCTTGGGAAAAGCAGTCTTGCATGCTCCATATCTCTAA
- a CDS encoding VOC family protein: MNFHGYPYTFVSQVHLIIENLERSVTFYRDMLGLQVLHRTETKVVFTANGKTPLVTIEQPDKVVPKEPRTTGLYHFALLVPQRADLANILFHLLQKGYPLQGASDHLVSEALYLADPDGNGIEIYVDRPSKTWIWDGDNVGMSTEPLDIEGLLQENKEQDWQRMPSETIMGHIHLQVADLKQAEEFYTQGLGFEVTSRYGSQALFISTGKYHHHIGLNTWGSAGAPAPSPNSVGLQSYTLVLSDEESRERMVQQVKNMGASIIEENGVIITKDPFGTTIHLVVY; encoded by the coding sequence ATGAACTTTCATGGCTATCCTTATACATTTGTGAGTCAGGTTCATCTTATAATAGAAAATCTAGAACGTTCTGTAACGTTTTACAGAGATATGCTAGGACTTCAGGTTCTCCATCGCACCGAAACAAAAGTAGTATTTACTGCTAATGGCAAAACTCCTCTGGTAACGATCGAACAGCCGGATAAAGTGGTACCAAAAGAACCCCGGACGACAGGGTTATATCATTTCGCCCTCTTAGTACCACAACGTGCCGATTTAGCTAATATCCTATTTCATCTTTTGCAAAAGGGTTATCCCTTACAAGGTGCTTCTGATCATCTTGTCAGTGAGGCGCTTTATTTAGCAGACCCAGATGGTAATGGAATTGAAATATATGTAGATCGCCCTTCCAAGACTTGGATTTGGGATGGTGACAATGTAGGAATGAGTACAGAACCGTTGGATATTGAGGGACTTTTACAAGAGAATAAAGAGCAAGATTGGCAGAGGATGCCAAGTGAGACAATCATGGGACATATTCATTTACAGGTAGCAGATTTAAAACAGGCAGAGGAGTTTTATACGCAGGGGCTTGGATTTGAGGTCACATCAAGATATGGAAGTCAGGCACTCTTTATATCAACAGGGAAATACCATCATCATATCGGTTTAAATACATGGGGAAGTGCTGGAGCACCTGCTCCAAGTCCAAATAGCGTTGGATTACAATCGTATACGCTGGTATTATCTGACGAGGAATCAAGGGAAAGAATGGTTCAGCAGGTAAAAAATATGGGGGCATCAATCATAGAAGAAAACGGAGTAATCATTACGAAAGATCCGTTTGGTACTACTATTCATTTAGTGGTTTACTAA
- a CDS encoding glutaredoxin family protein, with product MSQTTAIVYSTKGCIECDMVKKMLDEKAVTYEVRDVMSSSQYQEEVEAFGFMGVPVTVVNGKAVKGYQPEDILQMLGVSK from the coding sequence ATGAGTCAAACAACGGCGATTGTCTATTCCACAAAAGGTTGCATCGAGTGCGACATGGTTAAAAAAATGTTGGATGAGAAGGCTGTCACTTATGAAGTGCGAGATGTCATGAGCAGTAGCCAGTATCAGGAAGAGGTAGAGGCATTCGGATTTATGGGGGTGCCTGTTACTGTAGTGAATGGAAAAGCAGTGAAAGGCTACCAGCCTGAAGATATTTTACAAATGTTAGGGGTTTCAAAATAA